In a single window of the Methanobrevibacter olleyae genome:
- the polC gene encoding DNA polymerase II large subunit: MDFEMDYFERLESETHKLYEIANEARSKGFDVELETEIPLAKDLAERVEGLVGPKGIAKRIKELEKDMSREEVAFEIAAEIASQESNETGTKLEAQRQAFADQGLRTALAILTEGVVAAPLEGISGVKIKSNADGTKYVAVYFAGPIRSAGGTAAALSVLLGDKIRVATGLDRFKPTDDEIERYVEEVELYESEVTNLQYSPTPEEVRFAARSIPVEVSGEPTDQIEVSHRDLPRVETNNIRGGALLAMVEGVIQKSKKILKIAHTLELDSWEFLAEYAKGIGSSKEEENSSESDFEESSQEIDDNIIDKEELFEHSKYAHDIIGGRPVLGYPSEKGGFRLRYGRSRNTGLATMGVHPATMELLEFLAVGTQLKIERPGKGNCVVPVDSIEGPTVKLKSGEVRRLDSIADAREVKNKVVEILFLGDMLVAFGEFLRNNQLMLGACWCEEWWIEAIRNSDKYKSFDLEEKEEFNLNSLETKKLTVEEAFKITEEFNVPLHPEYTYYYKDISIKDLVNLSEWLNTKRDYLENGYNNREDLELDLSYQKRILEVIGLCHRLVDGKVIIDKDHAYSLLKTIGEDYSKYLADDYYNMSVVDIINENIDFEIKDKAPCYIGTRVGRPEKSKERLMRPAPHVLFPIGNNGGNRRLISEAAKKKKIKVEFARRECINEECRLSSFQSICPHCGSPTVIGKAGQKDINLAHIFSKASNNIGVRKVDEVKGVIGLISEDKLPEPLEKGILRAKNRVFTFKEGTIRHDSTDLPLTHFIPSEIGVTVPKLLKMGYDKDCYGQDIVSEDQIIELKVQDIVVSDNCGEYLVGVANFVDDLLERYYGMERFYNVKDKYDLIGHLIAGLAPHTSAGVLGRIVGFTKALGCYAHPYFHSAKRRNCDSDEDSVLLLLDALINFSKSYLPSTRGGSMDAPLVLSTRIDPEEIDDESHNLDIFERFPLEFFEKSQESLKPSDMLDLVDNVEMHLGTDRQYHDLMFSHHTSSIHAGPKVCLYKRLGSMKEKVEAQIHLAELIRAVDQRRVVEGVLSSHFLPDIMGNSRAFSKQKVRCPKCGTKYRRMPLTGKCKCGGDLILSVSKGSVVKYLEISQNLVNRYPVSHYLEQRLEIQEFGINSLFESDKSKQSSLDVFFGK, translated from the coding sequence ATGGATTTTGAAATGGATTATTTTGAAAGATTAGAAAGTGAAACTCATAAACTATATGAGATAGCTAATGAAGCAAGATCAAAAGGTTTTGATGTGGAGTTAGAAACTGAAATTCCACTGGCAAAGGACTTAGCAGAGAGGGTTGAAGGGCTTGTAGGTCCTAAAGGTATTGCAAAGCGTATTAAAGAATTAGAAAAAGACATGTCAAGAGAAGAAGTGGCATTTGAAATTGCTGCTGAAATTGCATCTCAAGAATCAAATGAAACTGGTACTAAATTAGAAGCTCAAAGACAAGCTTTTGCAGATCAGGGATTAAGAACAGCTTTAGCTATTTTAACAGAGGGAGTAGTAGCTGCTCCTTTAGAAGGGATTTCAGGAGTAAAAATCAAAAGTAATGCTGATGGAACAAAATATGTTGCTGTATACTTTGCAGGACCTATTCGTAGTGCAGGAGGTACTGCAGCAGCATTATCTGTTCTTTTAGGAGATAAAATACGTGTAGCTACTGGTCTTGATAGATTTAAACCTACTGATGATGAAATTGAAAGATATGTGGAAGAGGTAGAGCTTTATGAATCTGAAGTAACTAATTTGCAATACTCTCCAACTCCAGAAGAGGTTAGATTTGCTGCAAGAAGTATTCCTGTTGAAGTAAGTGGAGAACCAACTGATCAAATTGAAGTATCTCATAGAGACTTACCTCGTGTAGAAACTAATAATATTAGGGGTGGAGCTCTTCTTGCGATGGTAGAGGGTGTTATTCAGAAATCTAAAAAGATTTTAAAGATTGCACATACCCTTGAATTAGATAGCTGGGAATTTTTAGCAGAATATGCTAAAGGTATTGGTTCTTCAAAAGAGGAAGAAAATTCTTCTGAGAGTGATTTTGAAGAATCTAGTCAAGAAATTGATGATAATATTATTGATAAGGAGGAGCTATTTGAGCACTCTAAATATGCTCATGATATAATTGGCGGAAGACCTGTATTAGGTTATCCTTCTGAAAAGGGGGGATTCAGACTAAGATATGGCCGTTCTAGAAATACTGGACTTGCAACTATGGGTGTTCATCCAGCTACTATGGAACTCTTGGAATTTTTAGCTGTAGGAACCCAATTAAAGATTGAAAGACCAGGTAAAGGTAACTGTGTAGTTCCTGTAGATTCTATTGAAGGACCTACTGTAAAGCTAAAGTCTGGAGAAGTACGCCGATTGGATTCTATTGCTGATGCAAGAGAAGTTAAAAACAAAGTTGTTGAAATCCTTTTCTTAGGGGATATGCTTGTTGCATTTGGTGAGTTCTTAAGAAACAACCAACTAATGTTAGGTGCATGCTGGTGTGAAGAATGGTGGATTGAAGCAATAAGAAATTCCGATAAATATAAATCATTTGACTTAGAAGAAAAAGAAGAATTTAATTTAAATTCACTAGAAACAAAGAAACTTACTGTTGAAGAAGCATTTAAAATCACTGAAGAATTCAATGTTCCCCTTCACCCAGAATATACTTATTATTATAAAGATATTTCTATTAAGGATTTAGTTAACCTTAGTGAATGGTTAAATACTAAAAGAGATTATCTTGAAAATGGATACAATAATCGTGAGGATTTAGAACTTGATTTATCTTATCAAAAAAGAATTCTTGAAGTTATAGGGCTTTGCCACAGACTTGTTGATGGAAAAGTAATTATTGATAAAGATCATGCCTATAGTCTACTTAAAACTATAGGTGAGGATTATTCAAAATATCTTGCTGATGATTATTATAATATGTCAGTTGTTGATATTATCAATGAAAATATCGACTTTGAAATTAAGGATAAGGCTCCATGTTATATTGGCACAAGGGTCGGACGGCCTGAAAAATCTAAAGAAAGGTTAATGAGACCTGCACCTCATGTACTTTTCCCTATTGGTAATAATGGTGGAAACAGACGTTTAATTTCAGAAGCAGCTAAAAAGAAAAAGATTAAGGTAGAATTTGCAAGAAGAGAATGTATCAATGAGGAATGTAGACTAAGCTCCTTCCAGTCTATCTGTCCACATTGCGGTTCTCCAACTGTAATAGGTAAAGCAGGCCAAAAAGATATTAATTTGGCACATATATTTTCTAAAGCTTCTAATAATATAGGAGTCCGTAAAGTTGATGAAGTTAAAGGAGTTATTGGTTTAATTTCTGAAGATAAGCTTCCTGAACCATTAGAAAAAGGTATTTTAAGAGCTAAAAATAGAGTATTCACATTTAAAGAAGGAACTATTCGCCATGACTCTACTGATTTACCACTTACTCACTTTATTCCAAGTGAAATTGGAGTAACTGTTCCTAAATTATTAAAAATGGGATATGATAAAGATTGTTATGGTCAAGATATTGTTAGTGAAGACCAGATTATTGAACTTAAAGTTCAAGATATTGTAGTTTCTGATAATTGTGGTGAATATTTAGTGGGAGTAGCTAATTTCGTTGATGATTTACTTGAAAGATATTATGGAATGGAAAGATTCTATAATGTAAAGGATAAATATGACTTAATTGGTCATCTTATTGCAGGTCTTGCTCCCCACACTTCTGCAGGAGTATTGGGACGTATTGTAGGATTTACTAAAGCATTAGGTTGTTATGCTCACCCTTATTTCCATTCTGCAAAAAGAAGAAATTGTGATAGTGATGAGGATTCTGTACTTCTGTTATTGGATGCCTTAATCAATTTTTCAAAATCATACCTACCAAGTACCCGTGGAGGAAGTATGGATGCTCCTTTAGTTTTATCTACCCGTATAGATCCTGAGGAGATAGATGATGAATCTCATAACTTAGATATTTTTGAAAGATTCCCATTAGAATTCTTTGAAAAATCTCAAGAATCTTTAAAACCTTCTGATATGTTAGATTTGGTAGATAATGTAGAGATGCATTTAGGTACTGATAGACAATACCATGATTTAATGTTTTCTCATCATACTTCAAGTATTCATGCAGGACCTAAAGTATGTTTATACAAACGCTTAGGTTCTATGAAAGAAAAAGTAGAGGCTCAAATTCATTTAGCAGAACTTATTAGGGCAGTTGATCAAAGAAGAGTTGTAGAAGGTGTTTTATCTTCTCACTTTTTACCAGATATTATGGGAAATTCAAGGGCTTTCTCTAAACAAAAGGTTAGATGTCCTAAATGCGGTACTAAGTATAGGAGAATGCCACTAACTGGTAAATGTAAGTGTGGTGGAGACTTGATTCTTAGTGTGTCTAAGGGATCTGTTGTTAAATATCTTGAAATTTCACAGAATTTAGTAAACAGATATCCTGTATCACATTATCTTGAACAAAGATTAGAAATTCAAGAATTTGGTATTAATTCATTATTTGAAAGTGACAAATCTAAACAAAGTTCATTGGATGTTTTCTTTGGAAAATAA
- a CDS encoding preprotein translocase subunit Sec61beta has product MAKKNDKMNMPMSGAGLVRYFDDESVGPKIAPEIVIAITIILGIFCFILKFSV; this is encoded by the coding sequence ATGGCAAAGAAAAATGATAAAATGAATATGCCTATGAGTGGGGCAGGTTTAGTAAGATACTTTGATGATGAAAGTGTAGGTCCAAAAATAGCTCCAGAAATAGTCATTGCTATTACTATAATCTTAGGAATCTTTTGTTTTATTTTAAAATTCTCAGTATAG
- a CDS encoding site-2 protease family protein, with amino-acid sequence MFRFTINEIRDLIISFIVIALGFTILYSNGDYSHISIIFPVVLIGVGLGFVFHELGHKFLAMHYGYYAEYQLWPTGLLIALVSSFFGFIFAAPGAVVIYSQGMEKKTNGIISIAGPVVNIILGLIFFLILGSLGDFIYTDMGAIVYLICVLGTRINFFLAAFNLLPIPPLDGSKVLSWSVPIWLITFAIAALLVLFFGGIL; translated from the coding sequence ATGTTTAGATTTACAATTAATGAGATAAGAGATTTAATAATATCTTTTATAGTAATTGCTTTAGGTTTTACTATTCTCTACTCTAATGGGGACTATAGTCATATAAGTATTATTTTCCCAGTAGTTTTGATTGGAGTAGGTTTAGGGTTTGTTTTTCACGAATTAGGGCATAAATTCCTTGCTATGCATTATGGATATTATGCGGAATATCAATTATGGCCTACTGGTTTATTAATTGCATTAGTTAGTTCCTTTTTCGGATTTATATTTGCAGCTCCTGGAGCAGTTGTTATTTATAGTCAAGGAATGGAAAAGAAAACAAATGGTATTATTTCTATTGCAGGACCAGTTGTAAATATTATATTAGGTTTAATATTCTTCCTTATATTAGGTTCTCTTGGTGATTTTATTTACACTGATATGGGAGCTATTGTTTATTTAATTTGTGTTCTTGGTACTAGGATTAATTTCTTCTTAGCAGCTTTTAACTTATTGCCAATTCCTCCATTAGATGGTTCTAAAGTATTATCTTGGAGTGTGCCTATTTGGTTAATTACATTTGCAATTGCTGCACTTTTAGTTTTATTCTTTGGCGGAATATTATAA
- a CDS encoding CPBP family intramembrane glutamic endopeptidase, with the protein MIRLNDYLDKLSTIKVLSFFLLVILVLTLVPILFNFYLGFLTFKLILYGFMLLFFLYKFHEIDLVEAYKNDSFLISLKNECASLFKVSNFYHISFIVIANILFVSTIYFTLKYLSILSIIRFDSPLFGDFSSLSFTVLSIYFITVVILSPIIEEILFRGIFLRRFNKDLKDIKLAILLSSVLFGLCHSFGGISGAILFGICVSILYIKSKNILVPIFAHFLNNLISFLLALCGVEYFIQNNLTVIILIVILAILSNLILFRAIFNEWPKKME; encoded by the coding sequence ATGATTAGATTAAATGATTATTTAGATAAATTATCCACAATAAAGGTTTTATCATTCTTTTTATTGGTTATATTAGTTCTTACTTTAGTTCCAATACTTTTTAACTTTTATCTAGGATTTTTAACTTTTAAATTAATATTATATGGATTTATGCTCCTATTTTTTCTTTATAAATTTCATGAAATTGATTTAGTAGAGGCTTATAAAAATGATTCATTTTTAATTTCATTAAAAAATGAATGTGCTTCTCTATTTAAAGTTTCAAACTTTTATCATATTTCTTTCATTGTTATTGCAAATATTTTATTTGTTTCAACGATTTACTTTACTTTAAAATATTTAAGTATTTTATCTATTATTCGCTTTGACTCTCCACTTTTTGGAGATTTTAGTTCATTGAGTTTTACAGTATTAAGCATTTATTTTATAACTGTAGTTATTTTATCTCCTATCATAGAAGAAATATTGTTTAGAGGAATATTTTTAAGAAGGTTTAATAAAGACTTAAAGGATATAAAATTAGCTATTTTATTATCTTCTGTATTATTTGGCCTTTGCCATAGTTTTGGTGGGATTTCAGGAGCTATTTTATTTGGTATTTGTGTATCAATTCTTTATATTAAATCAAAGAATATTTTAGTACCAATTTTTGCTCACTTTTTAAATAATTTGATTTCCTTTTTACTTGCATTATGTGGGGTGGAATATTTTATTCAAAACAATTTAACTGTTATTATCTTAATAGTTATTTTAGCTATTCTATCTAATTTAATATTATTTAGAGCTATTTTTAATGAATGGCCTAAGAAGATGGAATAA